A DNA window from Vigna angularis cultivar LongXiaoDou No.4 chromosome 1, ASM1680809v1, whole genome shotgun sequence contains the following coding sequences:
- the LOC108322740 gene encoding 3-ketoacyl-CoA synthase 11, which translates to MTDARQGTASMGSSSRSLPDFKKSIKLKYVKLGYHYLITHGMYLCLTPLVVLIAAQLSTFSLQDFYDIWEHLQYNLISVILCSTLLVFLSTLYFLTRPRPVYLVNFSCYKPEESRQCTKRTFIDHSRLTGSFTEENLEFQRKILERSGLGETTYLPEAVLNIPPNPSMEEARKEAEAVMFGAIDELLAKTSVKPKDIGILIVNCSLFNPTPSLSAMIVNHYKLRGNIRSYNLGGMGCSAGLISIDLAKDLLQANPNSYALVISMENITLNWYFGNDRSKLVSNCLFRMGGAAVLLSNKSSDRRRSKYRLITTVRTHKGADDKCFSCVTQEEDANGKIGVTLSKDLMAVAGDALKTNITTLGPLVLPTSEQLLFFATLVGKKILKMKIKPYIPDFKLAFEHFCIHAGGRAVLDELEKNLQLSPWHMEPSRMTLYRFGNTSSSSLWYELAYTEAKGRIRKGDRTWQIAFGSGFKCNSAVWKALKTIDSAKEKSPWIDEIDQFPVDVPRVSSF; encoded by the coding sequence ATGACAGATGCAAGGCAAGGTACAGCATCGATGGGTTCTTCGTCGCGAAGCCTTCCTGATTTCAAGAAATCTATTAAGCTGAAGTATGTGAAGCTTGGTTATCATTACCTGATAACTCATGGAATGTACCTTTGCCTTACCCCCCTTGTGGTGCTGATTGCTGCTCAGCTCTCCACCTTCTCTTTGCAAGACTTTTATGATATTTGGGAGCATCTGCAATACAATCTGATATCTGTTATTCTCTGTTCGACTCTCCTTGTTTTCCTATCAACCCTTTACTTCCTCACTCGTCCTCGGCCAGTGTACCTTGTCAATTTCTCTTGTTACAAGCCTGAAGAGTCTCGGCAGTGCACAAAGAGGACATTCATAGACCATTCCCGTTTGACCGGTTCTTTCACTGAGGAAAATCTTGAATTCCAGAGGAAGATCCTTGAGAGATCTGGCCTTGGGGAGACCACTTACCTTCCTGAAGCTGTCCTCAACATTCCTCCCAACCCTTCAATGGAAGAAGCTAGGAAAGAGGCTGAGGCTGTGATGTTTGGTGCCATTGATGAACTATTAGCCAAAACCTCTGTAAAACCTAAGGACATTGGGATTCTGATTGTAAACTGTAGTCTGTTCAACCCTACTCCATCACTTTCGGCAATGATTGTCAATCATTACAAGCTTCGGGGGAATATAAGGAGCTACAACCTTGGTGGAATGGGTTGCAGTGCAGGGCTGATCTCAATTGATCTTGCCAAAGATCTTCTCCAGGCCAATCCCAACTCCTATGCATTGGTCATCAGCATGGAGAATATCACGTTGAATTGGTATTTTGGAAACGATCGATCGAAGCTTGTTTCCAATTGTTTATTTCGTATGGGAGGAGCTGCAGTTCTGCTCTCCAACAAAAGCTCGGACAGAAGAAGATCCAAATACAGATTGATCACCACGGTTCGCACTCATAAGGGTGCTGATGACAAGTGCTTTAGCTGTGTAACACAAGAAGAAGATGCCAATGGCAAGATTGGTGTTACTTTGTCAAAAGATCTGATGGCTGTTGCTGGTGATGCTTTAAAAACCAATATCACTACACTGGGACCTCTCGTACTTCCGACATCAGAACAGCTTCTATTCTTTGCCACATTAGTTGGGAAGAAAATTTTGAAGATGAAGATCAAGCCTTATATTCCAGATTTCAAGCTAGCTTTTGAACATTTTTGCATCCATGCTGGTGGTAGAGCAGTTTTGGATGAACTGGAGAAAAACTTGCAGCTGTCTCCTTGGCATATGGAGCCATCAAGAATGACCCTCTATCGTTTCGGAAACACATCCAGCAGTTCACTTTGGTATGAGCTGGCTTACACTGAAGCCAAAGGAAGGATCAGAAAAGGAGACAGAACATGGCAAATCGCATTTGGTTCTGGATTCAAGTGTAACAGTGCAGTGTGGAAGGCTCTCAAGACCATCGACTCTGCTAAGGAAAAGAGTCCTTGGATTGATGAGATCGATCAGTTTCCAGTGGATGTTCCTAGAGTATCTTCATTTTAA